The following coding sequences lie in one Candidatus Methylomirabilis sp. genomic window:
- the tyrS gene encoding tyrosine--tRNA ligase — MRWSPEEQLGILCRKAVEVIAPEELLAKLRRASRTGKPLKVKLGLDPTAPDLHLGHTVVIHKLREFQELGHEVIFLIGDFTGMIGDPSGRSETRKVLTAAEVQRNAETYKRQIFKLLDPTRTRIDFNSRWMQPMSAQELIELAGRHTVARMLERDDFAGRYAAGRAIGIHEFLYPLIQGYDSVALEADVELGGTDQKFNLLVGRDLQRTFGQEPQVILTMPILEGLDGAQKMSKSLGNYVGIDEPPGEMFGKLMSLPDSLLLRYYELTTPLPAAEVEEIRRGLTGGSLHPRE; from the coding sequence ATGAGGTGGTCCCCGGAAGAGCAGCTCGGCATCCTCTGCCGGAAGGCGGTCGAGGTGATCGCCCCCGAGGAGCTCCTGGCCAAGCTGCGCCGGGCGAGCCGCACCGGCAAGCCGCTCAAGGTGAAACTGGGGTTGGACCCCACGGCCCCGGACCTCCATCTCGGGCACACCGTGGTGATCCACAAGCTTCGGGAGTTCCAGGAACTGGGGCACGAGGTCATCTTCCTCATCGGGGACTTCACCGGGATGATCGGGGACCCCAGCGGTCGGTCCGAGACCCGGAAGGTCCTGACGGCAGCAGAGGTCCAGCGGAACGCGGAGACTTACAAGCGGCAGATCTTCAAGCTCCTCGACCCCACCCGCACCCGCATCGACTTCAACAGCCGGTGGATGCAGCCCATGTCGGCTCAGGAGCTGATCGAGCTGGCCGGGCGTCACACCGTGGCTAGGATGCTCGAGCGGGACGACTTCGCAGGGCGCTATGCTGCCGGACGGGCGATCGGCATCCACGAGTTCCTCTACCCCCTCATCCAGGGCTACGACTCGGTGGCCCTGGAAGCGGACGTGGAGCTGGGGGGCACCGACCAGAAGTTCAATCTGCTGGTCGGGCGCGACCTCCAGCGGACGTTCGGCCAGGAACCGCAAGTGATTCTCACGATGCCGATCCTGGAGGGGCTGGACGGTGCCCAGAAGATGTCCAAGAGCCTCGGCAACTACGTGGGGATCGACGAGCCCCCCGGGGAGATGTTCGGGAAGCTCATGTCCCTCCCGGACAGCCTCCTCCTCCGATACTACGAGCTGACCACGCCGCTCCCGGCGGCGGAGGTCGAGGAGATCCGGCGGGGGCTGACCGGGGGAAGTCTCCATCCGCGGGAG